Proteins encoded together in one Ferroglobus placidus DSM 10642 window:
- a CDS encoding aldehyde ferredoxin oxidoreductase N-terminal domain-containing protein: MSFTSKLLEIDLSEERWEEVEIDSEAYERNLGIIGIAYEIAEKLAGRFSPFDEDNFVIFAAGILTNTSMPGASKVVAVTKNPLNNTYGPSVGGGAFARDMKRAGYDLIVIKGRAEKPVWIDISEGKVEVNEAKFWGRDAVESYELLKEKGKSVLTIGQAGENLVSYALTLIDGVHHLGKAGLGAVLGSKNLKAIRVGGSKKSRIADENKFDEVVKAVRKKILSDKVTKLYAEVGIMAAWENWAKFGYLANKMKSEAISKEVAEEFGVKKYLEKIKVRSLGCFGCPSPCKAVLKAKINGKEIVTKASLYLGVAYEFGVKCGVKKAEEAVFCHDLANRFGIDAMLFAELFDVLATLKEEGKIDLEIKRDFDSVVRFLKLVAERKEVGEKLAKGIDGVKEIAEFEDYFIKKMEPLFDPRVSSGSEAFGLLTNPRGAQEGPVTPTVLPGRSRESLERYMRSIGASEELIRKTFENGFNSALYTLAAENWLWTLNGMGICRRESIARSLNIETVKDLFVSATGIEASSEDIVKAAARAFTICRKLNCSEGYSMKDDLPPKRFFQPLKTWEGEKVWRDYLTGKEIKFEDVVKMLKEYYRFRGWKENGCP; this comes from the coding sequence ATGAGCTTCACATCCAAACTTCTTGAAATCGACCTGAGCGAGGAAAGATGGGAAGAGGTAGAAATTGACTCGGAAGCTTACGAAAGAAATCTCGGAATAATTGGTATCGCTTACGAAATTGCTGAAAAACTCGCCGGGAGATTTAGCCCCTTCGACGAGGACAATTTCGTGATTTTCGCTGCTGGAATTTTGACGAACACATCAATGCCGGGAGCAAGTAAGGTTGTTGCTGTAACTAAAAACCCCCTCAACAACACTTATGGACCTTCCGTTGGCGGGGGAGCCTTTGCGAGAGACATGAAAAGAGCCGGATACGATTTGATAGTGATAAAGGGGAGGGCGGAAAAGCCAGTCTGGATCGACATAAGCGAGGGAAAAGTTGAGGTAAACGAAGCTAAATTCTGGGGGAGGGATGCTGTTGAAAGTTACGAGCTTTTAAAAGAGAAGGGAAAAAGCGTCCTGACGATCGGTCAGGCGGGAGAAAATCTTGTCAGTTACGCTTTAACTTTAATAGACGGAGTGCACCACTTGGGAAAAGCCGGACTCGGAGCCGTTCTCGGAAGCAAGAACTTAAAGGCTATAAGGGTCGGCGGTAGTAAGAAGAGCAGAATAGCTGATGAAAACAAGTTCGACGAAGTTGTTAAGGCGGTAAGAAAAAAGATTCTCTCGGATAAGGTGACGAAGCTTTACGCCGAAGTTGGAATAATGGCTGCCTGGGAAAACTGGGCGAAGTTCGGCTACCTCGCGAATAAGATGAAAAGCGAAGCGATAAGCAAAGAGGTTGCGGAGGAGTTCGGAGTTAAAAAGTACCTTGAGAAGATTAAAGTCAGAAGTTTGGGCTGCTTCGGCTGTCCTTCTCCTTGCAAAGCTGTTTTAAAAGCTAAGATCAACGGGAAAGAGATCGTAACTAAAGCCTCTCTCTACCTCGGCGTTGCTTACGAATTCGGCGTGAAGTGCGGAGTGAAGAAAGCTGAGGAGGCTGTTTTTTGCCACGATCTTGCGAACAGATTCGGAATAGATGCCATGCTTTTTGCCGAGCTTTTCGACGTACTTGCAACGCTAAAGGAAGAGGGAAAGATCGATTTGGAAATTAAAAGGGACTTTGACAGCGTTGTAAGGTTTCTGAAGCTTGTGGCTGAGAGAAAGGAAGTTGGAGAGAAGCTTGCTAAAGGAATTGACGGAGTAAAGGAAATAGCGGAGTTTGAAGACTACTTCATCAAGAAAATGGAGCCACTATTTGATCCGAGGGTTTCCTCGGGAAGTGAGGCTTTTGGGTTGTTGACGAATCCGAGGGGTGCTCAAGAAGGTCCGGTTACTCCTACAGTACTGCCGGGGAGAAGTAGGGAGAGCTTGGAGAGATACATGAGGAGCATAGGGGCGAGTGAGGAATTAATAAGAAAAACGTTCGAAAACGGATTTAACTCCGCTCTGTACACTTTGGCAGCCGAAAACTGGCTTTGGACCTTAAACGGAATGGGGATATGCAGGAGAGAGAGCATAGCGAGAAGTCTAAACATAGAGACGGTCAAAGATCTTTTTGTTTCTGCGACTGGAATAGAAGCGAGCAGTGAGGATATCGTTAAAGCTGCCGCAAGAGCCTTTACCATCTGCAGAAAACTGAATTGCTCGGAAGGATACTCGATGAAAGACGACCTTCCTCCAAAGAGGTTTTTCCAACCTCTGAAAACTTGGGAAGGGGAAAAAGTTTGGAGAGATTACTTGACAGGAAAAGAGATTAAATTTGAGGATGTTGTGAAAATGCTTAAAGAATACTACAGATTCAGAGGCTGGAAGGAAAACGGCTGCCCCTAA
- a CDS encoding NTPase, with protein sequence MQIALTGRPGIGKTTACLKIFEKLKDEMKISGFVTKEVREKGRRIGFKLVNLESGEESWLAKVGEGKVKVGKYAVFVENLEKFLDEISLDSDLIIIDEVGPMELKSEKFVKFVENLLRKDNVIFTIHYKACHRILDEIRRRFKVITLTEENRNKAVEEVVEIVRGRKSQDSN encoded by the coding sequence GTGCAGATCGCCCTTACCGGAAGACCGGGGATAGGGAAGACCACGGCTTGTTTAAAAATTTTCGAAAAACTGAAAGACGAGATGAAAATTTCCGGATTCGTTACGAAAGAAGTGAGGGAGAAGGGGAGGAGAATAGGTTTCAAGCTTGTCAACCTCGAAAGTGGAGAGGAGAGCTGGTTGGCTAAAGTGGGAGAAGGGAAAGTTAAAGTTGGGAAGTATGCAGTTTTCGTTGAAAACCTTGAGAAGTTTCTCGACGAAATTTCTCTCGATTCCGATTTGATAATCATCGACGAAGTCGGACCGATGGAATTAAAAAGCGAGAAATTCGTTAAGTTCGTCGAAAATTTACTCAGAAAAGACAATGTAATTTTCACGATCCATTACAAAGCTTGCCACAGAATTTTGGACGAGATAAGAAGGAGATTCAAAGTCATTACTCTGACGGAAGAGAACAGGAATAAAGCGGTGGAAGAGGTGGTAGAGATTGTTAGAGGAAGGAAAAGCCAAGATAGTAACTGA
- a CDS encoding tRNA (guanine(10)-N(2))-dimethyltransferase — protein MLEEGKAKIVTDGVFYNPRMKFCRDVDVVVFSELKAKSYLDALAGSGVRGIRAMLEAGYDNVVFNDKNPKACEVIRKNLEMNGLKAEVLCRDAVALMRERKFDHIDLDPFGSPAEFIDAACFSAKRFLSVTATDTAALCGSATVSGLRKYSSFAIKTEFYHEIGLRNLIGKIAREATKYDKSLEVLISWAKEHYYRVYVRFKSSPRLAGKLYEKIGFLYYCKNCLNRTWRNFYEEPEAVCSCGKKFVELGPLWLGELHLKEFVSNLRGEKSVEKLLERIREEINSVSYYNIHAICFKLRVSPPPLSKIIEKLKEIGYEASKTRFEGANLKTNADVEELKNVILALQ, from the coding sequence TTGTTAGAGGAAGGAAAAGCCAAGATAGTAACTGATGGCGTTTTTTACAATCCGAGGATGAAGTTTTGCAGAGACGTGGACGTGGTGGTCTTTTCTGAGTTGAAAGCAAAAAGCTACCTCGACGCTTTAGCCGGAAGTGGTGTGAGAGGGATAAGGGCGATGCTTGAGGCTGGTTACGATAACGTCGTATTCAACGATAAAAACCCGAAGGCTTGTGAGGTGATAAGGAAGAATTTGGAGATGAACGGGCTGAAAGCTGAAGTCCTCTGCAGAGATGCCGTAGCTTTGATGAGGGAGAGGAAGTTCGATCACATAGATCTCGACCCTTTCGGTTCACCAGCCGAGTTTATAGATGCGGCTTGCTTCTCCGCTAAGAGGTTTTTGAGCGTCACAGCCACAGATACCGCAGCTCTGTGCGGTTCTGCTACAGTTTCTGGATTGAGAAAGTACTCGTCTTTCGCAATAAAAACGGAATTCTACCACGAAATTGGGTTGAGGAATTTAATCGGGAAAATAGCGAGGGAGGCAACGAAGTACGATAAGAGTTTGGAGGTCTTAATTTCTTGGGCAAAAGAGCATTACTACAGAGTTTACGTAAGATTCAAAAGCTCTCCGAGGTTGGCTGGAAAGCTGTACGAGAAAATTGGATTTCTTTACTACTGCAAGAATTGCTTGAACAGAACCTGGAGGAACTTTTACGAAGAGCCCGAAGCCGTTTGCTCCTGCGGGAAAAAGTTCGTTGAGCTCGGACCTCTCTGGCTCGGAGAACTTCATTTGAAAGAGTTCGTTTCAAATTTAAGAGGTGAAAAAAGCGTTGAGAAACTTTTGGAGAGGATAAGAGAGGAGATAAACTCAGTCAGTTACTACAACATCCACGCGATCTGTTTTAAACTTCGCGTCTCCCCTCCTCCGCTTTCAAAAATAATTGAGAAGCTGAAAGAAATTGGCTACGAAGCTTCGAAAACGAGGTTTGAGGGGGCTAATTTAAAAACAAACGCGGACGTTGAAGAGCTGAAGAATGTCATTTTAGCTCTTCAATAG
- a CDS encoding Cdc6/Cdc18 family protein, which yields MRLEVFDEDFIPERILFREQQMDRLATNLAPAEFGSRATNTICLGSPATGKTTVVKYVLNQLQNAKYVYVNCQASRTKQQIFFKIFEGLRGFYPPRGVSLQKVFSEAFKKLDSPFVLVLDDANFAEDGVIEETLLAVLKAHEVVEGVKSSAILISTDLKYLARFSSELLSVFHPDEIYFPPYSEEEIREILLDRAKLSYVNFKEEAFEEIVEETANYADLRYGLSLMKQAAIISWKLGKEAVDEECVEMAKEKGKIVFFKKMILALNEKEKEVLRAIYTSNYKRAAEIFSEVKGMSYSKFNEILRKLEYLRLIDVVTKYERGLSSVVVRRFKAEEILKAIEELK from the coding sequence ATGAGGCTTGAAGTTTTCGACGAGGACTTCATTCCGGAGAGAATTCTTTTCAGAGAGCAGCAGATGGATAGGTTAGCCACAAACTTAGCTCCGGCTGAGTTTGGGAGCAGAGCCACCAACACGATCTGCCTGGGAAGTCCCGCTACAGGAAAGACGACGGTCGTTAAATACGTTTTAAATCAGCTTCAAAACGCGAAATACGTTTACGTGAACTGTCAGGCAAGCAGAACGAAGCAGCAAATATTCTTCAAAATCTTCGAGGGCTTAAGGGGTTTCTACCCTCCGAGAGGAGTTTCCCTTCAAAAGGTTTTCAGCGAAGCTTTTAAAAAGCTCGATTCTCCCTTCGTTTTAGTTCTCGACGATGCTAATTTTGCGGAGGATGGCGTGATTGAAGAAACGCTTTTAGCCGTTCTCAAAGCCCACGAAGTTGTTGAAGGAGTGAAGTCGAGCGCGATATTAATTTCAACTGATCTTAAGTATCTCGCGAGGTTTTCCTCTGAGCTTCTCTCGGTCTTTCATCCAGACGAGATATACTTCCCCCCTTACAGCGAGGAGGAAATTAGGGAAATTCTGCTCGACAGAGCGAAACTCAGTTACGTCAACTTTAAAGAGGAAGCTTTTGAGGAGATAGTCGAAGAAACAGCTAATTACGCTGATTTAAGGTACGGATTGAGTTTGATGAAGCAGGCGGCGATAATCTCCTGGAAGCTGGGGAAAGAGGCTGTTGACGAAGAGTGCGTCGAAATGGCTAAGGAAAAGGGAAAAATCGTCTTTTTCAAAAAGATGATTCTTGCGTTGAACGAAAAAGAAAAGGAGGTCCTCAGAGCAATTTACACTTCAAATTATAAAAGAGCAGCGGAGATCTTTTCGGAAGTTAAGGGAATGAGTTACTCGAAGTTCAACGAAATTCTGAGGAAGCTTGAGTACTTGCGTTTGATAGATGTAGTGACAAAGTACGAGAGGGGTTTGTCGAGCGTTGTTGTGAGGAGGTTCAAAGCGGAGGAAATTCTAAAAGCTATTGAAGAGCTAAAATGA
- a CDS encoding MogA/MoaB family molybdenum cofactor biosynthesis protein — translation MHEAEVDVKIGVITVSTSRYEKYGDVGLEDLEKVDDESGKTIVEAFKDSIVAYKLVPDDTKKILKAVLEMEADVVILTGGTGLNPRDVTVEALEGIFDKKMEGFGEVFRYESLKEIGYNAILSRATAGVVNGKVVFALPGSKKAVELGVKIIKDVLKHVVSHAKGLK, via the coding sequence ATGCATGAGGCAGAGGTGGATGTTAAAATTGGCGTAATAACCGTTTCCACCTCGAGGTACGAAAAGTACGGGGATGTTGGGCTGGAAGATCTGGAAAAAGTGGATGACGAATCCGGAAAAACTATAGTTGAGGCTTTTAAGGATAGCATAGTCGCGTACAAACTCGTTCCTGACGACACCAAAAAAATCCTGAAAGCTGTTCTCGAGATGGAAGCTGACGTCGTAATTCTTACCGGCGGAACCGGTTTGAATCCGAGAGACGTTACAGTAGAGGCACTTGAAGGCATTTTCGATAAAAAGATGGAGGGATTTGGGGAAGTATTCAGGTACGAGAGCTTGAAGGAGATCGGCTATAACGCTATCCTTTCAAGAGCGACAGCCGGAGTTGTTAACGGAAAAGTCGTCTTCGCTCTTCCCGGATCTAAAAAGGCAGTGGAACTCGGAGTGAAAATAATAAAAGACGTTTTGAAGCACGTTGTCAGTCATGCGAAAGGTTTGAAATGA
- the fen gene encoding flap endonuclease-1: MGADIGELFEREEVELEFFSGKYVAIDAFNAIYQFLSTIRQPDGTPLKDSQGRITSHLSGLLYRNANLIEIGIKPIYVFDGEPPEFKKKELERRAELKKEAEEKWKIALEAGEDAKKYAQATAKVDEYIVESSKTLLEYLGIPYVQAPSEGEAQAAYMVRKGDADYTGSQDYDSLLFGSPKLARNLTVTGKRKLPGKNVYVEIKPEIIDLEANLKKLGITREQLIDVAILVGTDYNEGVKGIGAKKALKYVKTYGDVKKVLKVLRVEIEHLDEIREFFLNPPTTDDYEIKFRKPKKDKVIEFLCEEHDFSRERVEKAVERIEENISSSQITLDRWF, encoded by the coding sequence ATGGGTGCTGACATAGGTGAACTCTTCGAAAGGGAAGAAGTAGAACTGGAATTCTTCTCCGGAAAATACGTAGCCATCGACGCTTTCAATGCTATCTATCAGTTTTTATCGACGATAAGACAGCCAGATGGCACACCTCTCAAGGACTCTCAGGGGAGAATAACATCTCATCTATCCGGACTTCTCTACAGAAACGCTAATCTAATTGAGATCGGCATCAAGCCGATCTACGTTTTCGATGGGGAACCACCGGAGTTTAAGAAAAAAGAGCTTGAGAGGAGGGCTGAATTAAAAAAAGAGGCTGAAGAAAAGTGGAAAATAGCATTGGAAGCTGGGGAAGATGCAAAGAAGTACGCTCAGGCAACGGCTAAGGTTGATGAGTACATAGTTGAGAGCTCGAAAACTCTTTTGGAGTACTTGGGGATTCCCTACGTTCAGGCTCCGAGCGAAGGAGAGGCTCAGGCAGCTTACATGGTAAGGAAAGGTGATGCCGATTATACGGGAAGCCAGGACTACGATTCCCTCCTCTTTGGCTCTCCCAAGCTTGCGAGGAATCTAACCGTAACTGGCAAGAGAAAGCTTCCGGGAAAGAACGTTTACGTGGAGATAAAGCCCGAAATAATAGATCTCGAAGCAAACTTGAAAAAGCTTGGAATAACGAGGGAGCAGCTAATAGACGTTGCAATTCTCGTGGGCACTGACTACAACGAGGGGGTGAAGGGAATAGGAGCGAAGAAGGCTCTCAAGTACGTAAAAACTTACGGAGACGTTAAAAAAGTTTTAAAAGTTTTAAGGGTTGAAATAGAGCATCTGGATGAAATTAGGGAGTTTTTCCTGAATCCTCCAACCACGGATGATTACGAGATAAAATTCAGAAAGCCTAAGAAAGATAAGGTTATAGAGTTCCTTTGCGAGGAGCACGACTTTAGTAGAGAAAGGGTTGAGAAAGCTGTTGAGAGAATTGAGGAAAACATCTCGTCGAGTCAGATTACTCTCGACAGGTGGTTCTGA
- a CDS encoding HVO_A0114 family putative DNA-binding protein: protein MQIKFVRKIKAKDLIKEFEKKYGSLERLERYLERHPDDYVALMDYEDWKHFLENPDVEVEEGEIFVTNVSFLTPQKLQLLEAIKKHRPKSIRELAEKVGRDVKNVYMDVKELEKIGLIELKDSGRAKKVELKYNEIHIII, encoded by the coding sequence ATGCAGATAAAGTTCGTAAGAAAGATTAAGGCTAAGGATCTTATTAAGGAGTTCGAAAAGAAGTACGGTAGTCTGGAGAGGCTTGAGAGGTACTTGGAAAGACATCCAGATGACTACGTTGCGTTGATGGATTACGAGGATTGGAAGCACTTCCTGGAAAACCCAGACGTCGAGGTTGAGGAAGGGGAAATTTTCGTCACCAACGTTTCTTTCCTGACGCCTCAAAAGCTTCAATTGCTCGAAGCTATCAAAAAGCATAGACCGAAGTCAATAAGAGAGCTTGCCGAAAAAGTCGGGAGAGACGTGAAAAACGTTTATATGGACGTTAAAGAGCTCGAAAAAATCGGATTGATTGAACTTAAAGACTCTGGAAGGGCAAAAAAAGTTGAGCTGAAGTACAACGAAATTCACATCATAATTTAA
- a CDS encoding Dna2/Cas4 domain-containing protein — translation MVRVSDVVSFVRCKRLAFFSIHHPKDFPTPLKAAREIFLSLRKGFDYEWAFERFSTLYPEAKDVFVEASKNFIISEELEKLTPLKWEQYYHSEKLKLSGVVDEIHENSFLWVSLKAPKKEKFENRIKAACYSILTGIDTAYIYYCYDGKFERIDVSRRDKYNALRIIEKVRKIEKGTLPEREESWMCEKCVYVDSCKEKRSTFASRFL, via the coding sequence GTGGTTAGAGTTAGCGATGTCGTAAGCTTCGTTAGATGCAAAAGATTGGCTTTCTTTTCGATTCACCATCCGAAGGATTTTCCAACGCCGCTAAAGGCAGCGAGAGAAATATTCCTCAGTCTCAGAAAGGGTTTTGACTACGAATGGGCTTTTGAAAGATTTTCCACTCTATATCCGGAAGCAAAAGACGTGTTCGTTGAGGCTTCCAAAAACTTCATTATTTCGGAAGAGCTCGAAAAGCTAACTCCGCTGAAGTGGGAGCAGTACTACCACTCGGAAAAATTAAAGTTGAGTGGAGTCGTTGACGAGATTCACGAAAACTCCTTTTTATGGGTCTCCCTTAAAGCTCCGAAAAAGGAGAAGTTTGAAAACAGAATTAAAGCTGCCTGCTACTCGATTCTCACCGGAATCGACACCGCTTACATCTACTACTGCTACGACGGAAAGTTCGAGAGAATCGATGTGAGCAGAAGGGACAAGTACAACGCTTTGAGGATTATAGAGAAAGTTCGGAAAATTGAAAAGGGAACTCTTCCGGAGAGAGAAGAAAGCTGGATGTGCGAAAAATGCGTTTACGTCGATTCCTGCAAAGAAAAAAGATCAACTTTCGCCTCCCGATTTCTTTAG
- a CDS encoding 4Fe-4S double cluster binding domain-containing protein: MEDLAKKLGADIFGVADLDLIRDYPTIPENLLEGFKRGIVIGVKLSDAVFDSLPASRPLYAKQYEVANAMLDRIAFILANEIERRGYRAIPIPASKILKNTDWRSFISHKAIARAAGVGWIGKSLLLVTEKYGPRVRLATILTDMPLEAGEPMKNKCGSCKKCIEACIVKALKDSDFEDYPKREEVFDVEKCAKKLQEFASDPDIGYMVCGICVKVCPYGLKKSGGES; the protein is encoded by the coding sequence ATGGAAGATTTGGCTAAGAAACTCGGAGCCGATATCTTCGGAGTTGCGGATCTCGATTTGATAAGAGATTATCCAACAATTCCGGAAAACCTGCTTGAGGGTTTTAAGAGGGGGATCGTCATTGGAGTTAAGTTGAGCGACGCTGTTTTCGACTCCCTTCCTGCTTCAAGACCGCTTTACGCGAAGCAGTACGAAGTTGCAAACGCTATGCTGGATAGAATAGCTTTTATACTCGCTAACGAAATAGAAAGGAGAGGGTATAGAGCTATTCCGATTCCAGCTTCAAAGATTTTGAAAAACACGGACTGGAGAAGTTTTATTTCGCACAAAGCTATAGCGAGAGCAGCGGGAGTTGGATGGATCGGAAAATCCCTGCTTCTCGTAACGGAGAAGTACGGTCCAAGAGTTAGGCTTGCGACGATTCTAACGGATATGCCCCTCGAAGCTGGGGAGCCAATGAAAAACAAATGCGGAAGTTGCAAAAAATGCATCGAGGCTTGCATAGTAAAGGCGTTAAAAGATTCGGATTTCGAGGATTATCCTAAAAGAGAGGAAGTTTTCGACGTGGAAAAGTGCGCAAAGAAGCTTCAGGAGTTCGCATCAGATCCGGACATAGGTTACATGGTTTGCGGAATTTGCGTGAAAGTTTGCCCCTACGGACTAAAGAAATCGGGAGGCGAAAGTTGA
- a CDS encoding replication protein A has product MDKVEEITQKIVEKFERHGVKVNKSEIKKRVDLLLNEFKVPEGEIIRTITNYLIREHGLSKEILFERESPLVKIAEITKPGVWVSVKAKVAQLWDSSSPNVSQVGLIGDETGMIKFVIWAKSGKGEVEEGKSYLFKNVVTDSFQGRMQINVNRFSSIVELEEDISLPPREVSIVGALVSIQQGSGLIQRCSICGRAMIKNSCPEHGKVESYDDLRIKGVLDDGESVYEIILNEENVKSLTGIGLEEAKRIAQEKLDRGAVLSELKSRLLGRYFKVTGTKGGRYILVKEVDFYKPELKEFKLLGEAI; this is encoded by the coding sequence ATGGATAAAGTCGAAGAAATCACTCAGAAGATCGTCGAAAAGTTCGAAAGGCATGGAGTAAAGGTTAACAAGAGCGAGATAAAAAAACGTGTAGATTTACTTCTCAACGAGTTTAAAGTTCCCGAGGGAGAAATAATAAGGACGATCACAAACTACCTAATCCGAGAACACGGCTTGTCTAAGGAAATTCTCTTCGAGCGGGAATCTCCCCTTGTAAAAATTGCCGAAATAACAAAACCCGGTGTATGGGTGAGTGTTAAAGCTAAAGTCGCCCAGCTCTGGGATTCTTCTTCGCCAAACGTCTCTCAAGTTGGGTTGATCGGTGATGAAACCGGAATGATAAAGTTCGTAATCTGGGCAAAGTCCGGAAAAGGGGAGGTCGAAGAGGGAAAATCGTACCTTTTCAAGAACGTCGTAACTGACTCGTTTCAGGGAAGAATGCAGATCAACGTTAACAGATTTAGCAGCATAGTCGAGCTCGAGGAGGACATTTCGCTCCCTCCGAGGGAGGTTAGCATAGTAGGGGCTCTCGTATCAATACAGCAGGGAAGCGGGCTGATACAGAGATGCAGCATTTGCGGGAGAGCCATGATAAAAAACAGCTGTCCAGAGCACGGAAAAGTCGAAAGTTACGACGATTTAAGGATAAAGGGGGTTCTCGACGATGGAGAAAGCGTTTACGAAATAATCTTGAACGAGGAGAACGTTAAGTCTCTCACGGGAATAGGGCTTGAAGAAGCTAAGAGAATAGCTCAGGAAAAGCTCGACAGAGGAGCGGTTCTTTCAGAGTTAAAGTCGAGGTTGCTCGGAAGGTACTTCAAAGTCACGGGAACTAAAGGTGGGAGGTACATCCTCGTTAAGGAAGTCGATTTCTACAAGCCGGAGTTGAAGGAGTTCAAGCTTCTGGGTGAGGCGATATGA